From Mesorhizobium sp. Pch-S:
CGGGGCGCTGGAGATGATCGCCTGCATCATGGCCATCCGCGACGGTATCGTGCCGCCGACGGCCAACTATCGCGAAGCGGATCCGGACTGCGATCTCGACATCACGCCGAATGTTGCGAAGGAACGTCCTGTTCGCACGGCGCTGAGCAACGCATTCGCCTTCGGCGGCACCAATGCGGTGCTGGCGTTCAAGGCGGTCTGATCCTGGGGCGTTGCCGTTTTCCAAGGAAACGCGGGGACGCTCCAGTTCTTCCTCCAAAATTCCGAACGCAAAACCGCTGCGCGCTTCTGCTGAATTGCTTCGGCGCCTCTTGAACCCGGCGCCGGCAGGTCTAAGTTTCGCTCACCCACCCAGGCGGGCGTTCGCGCCGCCCTTTTCCCGAGGCAACAATGACCGATCTTTCCGCCTTCCCGATCAATGCGCGCTGGCCGGCGCAGCACCCCGACCGTCTGCAGCTTTATTCGACGGCAACGCCCAATGGCGTGAAGGTGTCGATCATGCTGGAAGAGATCGGCCTGCCTTACGAGCCGCACTACGTGAATATCGGCCAGGATGAGAGCTGGACTCCCGAATTCCTGTCGCTCAACCCGAACGGCAAGATTCCCTCGATCATCGATCCCAATGGACCGGACGGCAAGCCGCTGCCACTGTTCGAATCCGGTGCCATCCTGCTCTATCTTGCCGAGAAGACCGGCAAGCTGCTGCCGGACGATGCGGCGCTGCGCTACGAAACCATCCAGTGGGTGTTTTTCCAGATGGCATCCGTCGGCCCGATGTTCGGCCAGCTCGGTTTCTTCCACAAATTTGCAGGCCGCGAGATTTCCGACAAGCGCCCGCTCGAGCGGTATCGCAACGAATCGCGCCGCCTGCTTGGCGTGCTCGAGAAGCGCCTCGACGGCCGCAAATGGATCATGGGCGACGACTACACCATTGCCGACATCTCGCTGCTGGGCTGGGTGCGCAACCTCATCGGCTTCTATGAGGCCGGCGAGTTGGTCGGCTTCGCCGATTTCGGCAATGTCGCAGCCTGGCTGGAACGCGGCCTGGCCCGGCCGGCCGTCCAGCGCGGCCTCAACATCCCGGCCAAGCCCTGACGCTCCGGAGCAATTCCAGGAATATGCGTAGCGGTTTCCGCCCGGAATTGCGCAGAACAAAGAAGTAGAGCGTTCTGTGAAAAACGGGAACGCTTCGAGGGCGCTGCCGCCCGTCAGTCCTGCCGGATGACAAGGTCCGCCGACCGGCGGCGGGCCAGCACGCGTTCGATGTTGGGCATATCGTTGGATGCGATCCAGGCGATGGCGTCCTCGTCGCTGCGGCCATGCTCATGCCAGCGCCGGCGCAGCCGCCGCTCAAGTTCACCACGAGTCACTTCGACAAAGATGGTGAAGTCGAACAACGGCGCCAGCCGCGACCAGGGCTCTTCGTCCAGAAGCAGGTAATTGCCTTCCACCAGGATGAAGCGGGTGTCGCTGCCGACAATGCCTGCCGCCGCCCGTGACAATTCGATGCTACGGTCGAAGACCGGGATTGCGATGTCCGGCTCGCCAGCGCGTATGCGCTTGAGCAGCACCTCGAAGCCCGCGAAGTCGAAGGTCTCCGGCGCACCCTTGCGGGCGCGCAGGCCGCGCCTGTCGAGGATGATGTCGTCGTAGTGGAACCCGTCCATCGGCACCACTTCCGCGGTGCCATCCGGCAAGACGTCGTGGAGGGCCGCGGAGAGCGTCGACTTGCCGGCTCCGGGGGGACCGGCGATGGCGACGACGAAGCGTTTCGCCTTGGCAGCACGCTTGAAGATCGTGGCGGCAATGGTGGCAATCTCGGACATTGGCCGTTCCCTGCTCCAGTGCCGGCATCTTGCCGGCCATCCGCGAAACTTTCAAATCTCCCATGGCGGGAGGATGTCCGGCTCAGCCGATGCTGCCTATGCGCAGGAATTGCGCATCATAGGGGACATCCAGCAAGGTGCCTGCAGCGGTCGTAACCCGCAATTGGCCGGTGGTGATGGAAACATCGTGCACCGCCTTGTCGGTTGCTGCCGGAAGCGCACCAATGACATGGCGGAAGGCAACGCGCCGGTCCGGAGCGAGCTCGAAGGCCGTCACCACCCCTTCCCGCTTCAGCCAGTTGTCGCCCAGCGAAGCGGCATGGCCGACCGCGGTACGTCCGTCCTCGATGCCGAGCACACCGCGATGGCGGCCGTTCCAGGGCGCGTAATCGCGCCCGCCATTCGAGATCCACAGCATGGTGATCGGCAGTTCGGCCGGATTCTTCAGGATCAGCACGACGTCTTTTTCCGCAGTGCGCGAAACCGCTGACCAGCCAGGGCCACCATGGTCCGCCTCGACCAGCGTGACGAAGTCCTCATGGTGCCTGTCCATGCGATAGTCTGTAAGATCAACCTCCGTGCCATCCTTGGCCGGAAAGCCACGCGGATCGTCGCGGCGAGCCGGATAAGCGAGCATGGAACGACCGCGCGCCGGATCCGGCTCCGGTGGATTGCCGTCCGTCACGACTGCGCGTTTTGGCGAAAAGGCGAGATGTCCACCTTCGCGCATCGCCGTCATGGGATGATGCGCAACAGAAATCGCACCGGCGCCACCGATGAAGGCATGTTCCTGGTAGAGGAACGGGTGGCCGTCACGCAAAGTAAGGATCTTCTCGACCGCAGCGCCCATGACGGCACGTCGAAGCCTGAAGATGGCCCGCCAGCCGTCTGCCGTCGCGGAACTGTCGATCAGATCCCATGGGCTGTTTGCAGGCCAGCCATGCAACGGCGCTTCCTCGACATCGCTGCGCGAAAACGGCGCGCAGAGGAAGTCGCCCGAAAGCCGCGTCACGCCGTCGGGCAACCCGTGCGGCAGTGTCTCCCGCGGCTCGTCGATCCAGGGTGCCTGATGCAGCGGCCTGAGCACGCGATCGCCCGCTTCGATGGTCAGGTCCGCGATATGGCCGACGGATGTATCGACTGAAACCGAAATGCCTTTTGCCTTGAACGTGACCATCGCCTGCTCCGATTCGCGTCGGCCAGCAAAGCGCGTCAGCGGAGGATTGTGCAAGGTGGATTGTCGCGACGGCACGGCAAGCAAACCATGCCTGGCTAAGAATTTATATGCGGGAAAGCTTTTGCCTGCACTGAGTAATGGGATCATGGCAAGATATCATGGCAATCTATATTGCCTTTAAAAAGATTGCGGGCAATCTACCGGAGAAGATTCCGGGGGAAATGCAGTGCTTGAAGAACTTGCCTTTCGATTCGTCAATCAGGACGAAAGTTCGCTGAACGCAACCAGCTACGGCCTCGTCCTCATCGGAGCGGTCATCGCGGCCTTCACTGTGAGGTCGAACACGGAGATGGCCCGCGCCCCGTATTTTGCCTATTCGATGTTGATCTTTCTGTTGGTATCCGCCACGCAGATCGTCTGGCTGCAATCCTTGCCTGCGATGGCGGGAGGATATCTATGGGTGTTGGTGCTGGTTTCCGTGGCAGCGTCGATTCTCAGTGGTTTCTTCTTGTGCGGCATTGCCAAGGCGCGAGCGCGCGACGCCTATGGAAACGCCAGACTGGCGGCACTTGCATTCATACCCCTAGCGAATTTCTGGCTGCTGCTGACCCCGTCGAAGAATGCGGTATCCGCAAACCGCACACCAACAATTCCGCTCCTTACCGGCGTTAATGGGGTTTTGACCGGCTTCATCCTGCTGATTGGGGCGATCGGGATAGGTGGCTTCGTCAACATACAGCAAGAGAAACTGGGGCAGCAGGCTCAAACCGATCCGGTGGCGATGCAGGCAGGCATGGAGTTTCTCATCCGTTCAGGCGGTCTCGAAAGAGCCCTCAAATCGATGGCCGAACAGGCTGAAACTCCTTTCGTTGTCGATGAAATTACCACCATTGCACGCATCGAAGCCGATGGAACGCAATTGCGTCGGACCTTTGTTGTCGATCTGGAGAACGGGACAATGACGGACGAATTTCGTCAAGGAAGTCGAAGCCAAGTATGTGCCAACCAGCCGTTCAAGCCGCTGTTTCGCGCAGGCGCAAACTTCCATGAAATTTATGTTGGTCGGGATGGTCGTGAGATCGGAACAGTCGTCGTGACGCCACAGGATTGCGGGCTTTAAAGCGTTTCCGTTTTACTCGCGTCGCGCCTCTGGGCTCATGTCCTGCCAATTGTCTGGCCGGTATTACAACAGAACGATCGAGAGAATTTTGGTGGAGCCAATCGGAATCGAACCGACGACCTCTTGAATGCCATTCAAGCGCTCTCCCAACTGAGCTATGGCCCCACTCCGGCTTCCGCCGACCGCCGTTTCCAGCGGGATATTTCGGCAGGGTTGGGACCCCGCCGGTCAGTGCAGGGCGGCTTCTAGCGCCGCCTTGCCGCAATAGCAAGCCTCTCGAAACAGCTTTTTTCGCAAAGCCGGCTCGAAAGCTGGCGGACGCTTTGCGTCCGCCAAAAGATCAGACGTCGTCGTCGTCGTCGCCGACACCGATCATGTCGGAAACGTCGTCGTCTTCTTCTTCCTCGTCTTCAAGGAAGGTGTCGTCGTCATCGTCGCCCAGGTCGACGTCATCATCGTCGTCGCCCATGTCAGGCAGGTCGTCGCCGCCCTTCGCTTCGTCGTCGGCATCCTCGAGCGAAACGATCTCGGCGCCTTCCTCCTCGTTGTCGACTTCCTTGTCCTCGGCCTCGTCCTCTTCTTCGAGCACGGCAGCCTTGCTGTCCTGGAAATAGGAAAGGGGATAGCTCTTG
This genomic window contains:
- a CDS encoding TIGR02300 family protein; translated protein: MAKPELGTKRVDPETGRKFYDLNKDPIVSPYTGKSYPLSYFQDSKAAVLEEEDEAEDKEVDNEEEGAEIVSLEDADDEAKGGDDLPDMGDDDDDVDLGDDDDDTFLEDEEEEDDDVSDMIGVGDDDDDV
- a CDS encoding glutathione S-transferase N-terminal domain-containing protein; the protein is MTDLSAFPINARWPAQHPDRLQLYSTATPNGVKVSIMLEEIGLPYEPHYVNIGQDESWTPEFLSLNPNGKIPSIIDPNGPDGKPLPLFESGAILLYLAEKTGKLLPDDAALRYETIQWVFFQMASVGPMFGQLGFFHKFAGREISDKRPLERYRNESRRLLGVLEKRLDGRKWIMGDDYTIADISLLGWVRNLIGFYEAGELVGFADFGNVAAWLERGLARPAVQRGLNIPAKP
- a CDS encoding nucleoside triphosphate hydrolase, whose amino-acid sequence is MSEIATIAATIFKRAAKAKRFVVAIAGPPGAGKSTLSAALHDVLPDGTAEVVPMDGFHYDDIILDRRGLRARKGAPETFDFAGFEVLLKRIRAGEPDIAIPVFDRSIELSRAAAGIVGSDTRFILVEGNYLLLDEEPWSRLAPLFDFTIFVEVTRGELERRLRRRWHEHGRSDEDAIAWIASNDMPNIERVLARRRSADLVIRQD